The stretch of DNA TTCCATTTACCCTTGAAGTTAGCCCCTTCAACCGTCCTCAGGAAAAGTTCAACTGATTTTTCTGCCACCAAAAGCCTGTAATCGTTACTAGTATCCCACATTAGAGCACCCAAATATATTAATATCAATAATTTTTTGTTAAAATTTACATAACCCCTATTTCATATCCTAAATTCATATCCTAAATTTTCCACTAAGGATAAATTAGTTTTTTTATAGGTATAGTTCTGGTTAATTCTATGCTTTTTATCTAGGATTACTATTTATAATTTTATGAAGACCAACTGGATTTAAGGTGTTACCCTAAAATTTCTCTCTCAAGAACCTCTTCTTTCGAAATATTTAAGTACAGGGAAGGGTTTAATTTAATTTAGTTAACGGTGCCCCCTGAAATGTATTAAGATGAGTTTGATAGACCAGGGTATGCGCCAAAAAATAAGAGGTGGAAAGATGGTGGAATTAACGAATCTGTACAACTTAGATGTGTACACCACCCGCGGAAAGTACGTGGGACGCATCCAGGACGTGATCTTAAACATCAAAAAAGGTAGGGTTTCAACCCTAAAAGCCGTAGCCACAAACCCTGACAAAAAAAGTGTGGGTATTAAAGATGTTATAACCAAAAGCATACGAATAGTTCCTGAAGGAGACGAAATACGACCTCTTAGAGAAGAAGGAACTGTGGAAATACCATACGACCGGGTTCAGGCAGTGGGAGACATTCTACTTATTAGTCCAGAAATTAAGGAAACAGCAGTACCTACCAGTACGGAGACTTAGATTTAGATGAGGGTCGGCATTCTGGGATGTGGCGCCATAGCGAACATTATAACTAATTTTGCCAGGGAAGGGAAGCTTGGCGTTGAAATCAATTTTTTTTATGACCGAGATATGGAAAGAGCCGAGAACCTGGCCTCCCAGGTGGATGGTCGGGTGGTTCTGGACATGGAAGACATGCTTAACCATGTCGACCTGGTGATTGAAGCTGCTTCCCCCCGGGCAGTGGAAGAAATGGTACCTCCCATCCTTAAAGCAGGTAAGGATGTTATTATTATGAGTGTGGGAGGACTTATTGACTCCGAAATTAGGGGAAACTTGCAAAAATTAGCCAAAGAAAATAATTGCAGAATATACGCCCCTTCAGGCGCTATTGTGGGATTGGATGGGATTAAAGCCGCTTCTTTGGGTAAAATCGAGCATATTACCCTTGTAACCCGTAAACCACCGCGTTCACTGGGTATCACCACTGAAAAAGAGACCATACTGTATGAAGGTAAAGCCAGTGAAGCAGTTCAGAAGTTCCCCTTGAATATCAATGTGGCTGCCACGGTGAGTTTAGCTGCAGGTCATGAAATCGACGTTAAGATCATCGCCGATCCCCAAGTGGACCGGAACATGCACGAGTTAGAGGTAGTGGGAGACTTTGGAGAATTCCGTACCATGACCAGCAACCTCAGATGTTCCATGAATCCGAAAACCAGTGTTCTAGCTGCGTATTCTGCTATAAAACTACTTAACAGCCTCAATGAAAACCTGTTGGTAGGAACTTAAATCCTATTTTTATAAATTTTTATAAAATCTATTTTTATTAATCAATAACAAAAAAATAAATCATTGCAAAAAAAATACTTATCATATTGCACACATACGTATCTTATTAATACTTAATAAGATACGATTAATATATGATATAAAAGTTCATATAGAAATCCAATGATTATAAATTTTTTAACAAAATACAATCTCCGTTGATTATATGAAAGAATGTGAAATATTTTCGAGTTTAAAGGTTCCCTGTACTTCAAATACTGTGGTCAGACTTGATGGCAGGAATTTCTCACAGTTATCCCGTAAACTGGAGTTTGAAAAACCATACGACCCGGAATTTGTTAGGATCATTGCTGAAGCAGCTTGTCTGCTTTTCCAGGAGTTCAGTCCCCTATTTATATATACCTTTTCCGATGAAATCAGCCTGCTTTTGGGAGAGATACCATTTGCAGGGAGAGTTGAGAAAATAGATTCAGTTATGGCCAGTTTTTTAAGCGGAGCGTTTACCCGGAAGATCATGGAACAGGAGAAATTCAAGGGAAAAATTACCAGAACAAATCCCATCTCCTTTGATTCAAGGGTGATCCCCCTGTCTCGTGAGGGAGTAATGGAGTACTTCCAGTGGAGGCAGCTGGAATCCTGGAGAAACTGTCTGAACGGATATTCTTACTGGACTTTACGGGAGGATCATTCTAAGGAAGAGGCAATGGAAATCCTCCATAAAAAGAAGAGCAGTCAGTTGCATGATCTGCTTTTTAAGAAGGGCATTAAACTGGCTGAGATGCCAGCCTGGCAGAGAAGAGGGGTGGGGATCTACAAAAAAATGGTCAAAATTGAGGGTTTAAACCCACTGACCCAGAAAAAAGTCACATCCAATCGGAAGAAGATATTCATTGATTGGGAACTTTCACTCTTTGATGAGGAGTTCTTCCGGGTGAATTCACTGTTAAAATGAATTGAACTATTCAAAAACAATTGATCAAAACAAATAAATTCTTTTATCTTTTTATAATAGATTAAACTCCTTTATAAGGTATTAAACTCAGATTATAATATCTGATAAGAAGAAATGTATTCCTACTTACGTATTCAATCAAACTTACCAATGTATTCAATTAAAACTTTATTAAACTAAAGCTTTGAAAAAGTTTGAAAAAATGATCCATTATGACTGAAAAAGAAACTTGGATGGACAAGATTATAGGGCATGTCCTTGGAAATAAAGATAAAAATTTTCATGAAATCCTTATTGACCGGGAAGTTACAGATGAAATAATCCAGATAGCCCGAAAAGCTCATCCTTTTGAATTTGTAGCCATGTTGGAGGGGAAAATTAAAGATGAAACCTTAACCATAGATGGCCTGGTTTTTTCAGCTGGTGAAACATCCCATCAAGGTGCGGTGATAAATACTTTTATGATACCCATATCCACTGGTACCGTTGGCTCAGTGCACAGTCATCCCGGCCCCAGTGCAACTCCCTCAACTGCAGATTTACAAATGTTCGCTAAAAATGGGTTTTTTCATTTAATAATCGCAGAACCTTACATGGAAGAGAGTATGATTGGATATAACTCATTTGGCGAAATAACCAGTTATAAAATAATTTAAATTTCAAAATTAGTTCATAATATTTCTCATTTAATAAAAGAATTTAGTTTAACAAAAAATCAACACCTTTTTTTAATATTCTTGGATTTATTATGAATTAACAGAATTTTGATGTTCCTTTTAAAAAAAAGCCCCATACGATAAAATAAGGAAAGAAAAAAAGGTGTGAAAGGTTGAGAAAAAAGGTTTTGATCAACCTTTTTCTAAAAGGTTGGATTACAGGTTAACTGACACTGCATCGTAAACCTGATCCAGAGCCTTAATGGCATCTTCCACATCCCCTGAAACCTTCTGATCCACCTTAAGAACCATTACTGCTTCTCCCCCAGGGGCTTGTCTACCTACCTGCATTTTAGCAATGTTTATGTCATGTTCACCCAGTTTTGTTCCAATGGAACCTATAATGCCAGGTATGTCTTTGTAACGGACAATTAGCATGGTTCCTTCGGTTTCAACATCCACTTGGTAAGTGTTGATCATGACTATTTTTGGTTCCTTGTCAAAAACACCATCAACACTAACTTCATTATTATCCGCCCTCATTTTAATGCTTATCAGGTTCTTGTAACCCTTGGAATCACTTCTTTTACCTTCGGTAATGATTATTCCCCTATTTTTAGCAACTCCGGGGGCGTTTACCAGGTTAACTGGTTCGGTGAGTATGGGGTTCAGGACTTCCTGTAAGATCATCCGGGTTATTATGTCATGTTTTTGAATTTCAGCCAGTTCTCCACAGTAGGTGATATCCAGCTCAGTTATGTTACCTTTAGCCGTTTGAATCAGGAATTTACCCAGTTTCTCTGCCAGAGGGAAGAATGGTTTGATTAATTGAAAAGTTTCTTTATCCATCACTGGCATGTTAATAACATTTTTAGGGGATTCTCCCTGGAAAACCTTTTTAATCTCCCGGGCTACAATTATGGCAGCATCACGCTGAGCTTCGGAAGTTGAAGCAGCTATATGGGGGGTTAAAACCACATTGTCCAGTTCCAGAAGAGGATTTTCTTTTGGTGGCTCTTTTTCGTACACATCGAGGGCAGCGCCCCCTATTTCATCAGCTTTGAGTGCGTCATATAAATCTGCCTCTTTAATTATTCCGCCTCGGGCACAGTTAACAATGATGGCGTTCTCTTTCATTATCTTAAACTGTGGATTGGAGATGAGGTATTTGGTTTCTGGAGTTAGTGGTACGTGGATGGTGATTACATCAGCGTTTTTAAGGAGGGTTTCCAGATCAACTACTTCTACTCCCAGTTCTGCTGCGGCTTCTGGAGTGATGTAAGGGTCATAGACCATGACGTCCATGCCAAATGCCTTGGCCCGGATGACCACTTGGCTACCTATGCGGCCCATACCAACTATACCCAATGTTTTACCATTGAGTTCCATTCCCATGAATCGGCTTTTTTCCCATTTGCCATCTTTAACTGATTTATCAGCAATGGCTATCTTACGGGACATGGATAACACCAGTCCCATGGTGTGCTCAGCCACGGTTATGGAGGTGGATTCAGGTGCGTTGACAACCATTACTCCCTTTTCTGTGGCTGCTTCCACATCCACATTATCCACACCCACTCCGGCCCTGGCAATAATTTTAAGTGCAGGAGCGGCTTCAATAACTTCTCGAGTCACCTGGGTCCTGCTTCTTACTACAATGGCATCAAAATCTTTGATGTCACTTACCAGTTCTTCTGGAGTGATATCTGTACGCGCAACTACTTCTGCAACCTCTTCCAGCTCTTCAATTCCTTTCTGGTTTATCTGATCAGCGATAAGTACCTTCATATTATCCACGTTATCCATTTTTTATTACAAACTTATAATTATGCAATTTCAATTATCGTTCAATTATTTATTAGGTATGAATGTAGATTTAAATCTGTTGTGAATTCGCAAAAAGATTATACAAAATTTTTATAATATTTTCTATACTAAAAAAACCAATAATAATAAATATTTTTTAAATATTCACTATTTTAGTAAGAAGATTATAAATTTAGTTTATTATAAATGTTTTTTTAACTTTAAATGATTATAAAAATTATCAAAACAAGTATTAGTTAATTTAAACATATGCCCCTGGTTTTAAAGTGGATTTTAAAGATTTAAGCTTCTAAAGCGCATAAATATATATCTTAGAATCACTATGATTTATACAATGAACTTTTGAAATGTTCCTTGAATTGAAATTTCTGGAACCGATTTTCTTAAACTCGAAATTGTGATGTGTTAGGAGGTTTAGATCATGGTCTCAGTGGATGAATATGTTATTGTGAGCTCGAATTACATACCAGGATATGAGATTACAGAAACTAAAGGTTTTGTGTACGGCCTTACAGTTCGCAGCAGAGGTGTTGGAGGGCAGATAGGTGCCGGGATACGCTCCATGTTTGGAGGAGAAATTAAGGAGTACGTGAGTATGATGGAGGAAACCAGGGATGAAGCCATGACCCGAGCCATTGATCATGCTAAAGCCATGGGGGCCAATGCCATAATCAGCGCACGTTATGATTCCAACGATATTTCTGATGTGATGCAGGAGATCCTGGTTTTCGGAACCGCAGTTGTGGCCCACAAAGTTGAATAGAACAACCCCTACTTGCAAACCATAATAAAACCCCTGCAAAAAATTAAAATAAAACAGATTTAAATGTTAGAAGGTTACCTTGAAATAGATGGAAAGAAGATTCCCCGTACTTTACTGGGGACATCTCCTTTTATTGGAGCATCTCACTTCGGCCACCGGGCCCGACTGTACCTCCTGGATCTCTACCGGAACCCAGAGGCAATGGCCAGAGTTATGGCTAGATCTTACCAGATGGGAGTGCGGGGAATCCAACTGATACCCCACCCACCAGTGATAGAAGCACTGCAAATAGCACGTGATAACGGTTTTTCCATGGATATCATAGCCACCATCCGCCCCGAATCAGAAGATGAGGATATATCCATATTATCTGATCTGGATGCCAAAGCCATGCTGATTGACCCGGTGATTACCGACCAGACAGATTGGGACTTAATAGGAGAAAAGCTGGATATCATCAGAGATACCGGATCTGTGCCGGGCCTGATAACCCAATTCCCATTCAACACCACCCGAAAACTACTGGATTCACCTGTGCTAAATGATTTCAAGCTTTACATGGTCCCCCTTAACCGTCTGGGATATTTAATGGACTGTG from Methanobacterium sp. encodes:
- a CDS encoding aspartate dehydrogenase — its product is MRVGILGCGAIANIITNFAREGKLGVEINFFYDRDMERAENLASQVDGRVVLDMEDMLNHVDLVIEAASPRAVEEMVPPILKAGKDVIIMSVGGLIDSEIRGNLQKLAKENNCRIYAPSGAIVGLDGIKAASLGKIEHITLVTRKPPRSLGITTEKETILYEGKASEAVQKFPLNINVAATVSLAAGHEIDVKIIADPQVDRNMHELEVVGDFGEFRTMTSNLRCSMNPKTSVLAAYSAIKLLNSLNENLLVGT
- the serA gene encoding phosphoglycerate dehydrogenase, with the protein product MKVLIADQINQKGIEELEEVAEVVARTDITPEELVSDIKDFDAIVVRSRTQVTREVIEAAPALKIIARAGVGVDNVDVEAATEKGVMVVNAPESTSITVAEHTMGLVLSMSRKIAIADKSVKDGKWEKSRFMGMELNGKTLGIVGMGRIGSQVVIRAKAFGMDVMVYDPYITPEAAAELGVEVVDLETLLKNADVITIHVPLTPETKYLISNPQFKIMKENAIIVNCARGGIIKEADLYDALKADEIGGAALDVYEKEPPKENPLLELDNVVLTPHIAASTSEAQRDAAIIVAREIKKVFQGESPKNVINMPVMDKETFQLIKPFFPLAEKLGKFLIQTAKGNITELDITYCGELAEIQKHDIITRMILQEVLNPILTEPVNLVNAPGVAKNRGIIITEGKRSDSKGYKNLISIKMRADNNEVSVDGVFDKEPKIVMINTYQVDVETEGTMLIVRYKDIPGIIGSIGTKLGEHDINIAKMQVGRQAPGGEAVMVLKVDQKVSGDVEDAIKALDQVYDAVSVNL
- a CDS encoding tRNA(His) guanylyltransferase Thg1 family protein gives rise to the protein MKECEIFSSLKVPCTSNTVVRLDGRNFSQLSRKLEFEKPYDPEFVRIIAEAACLLFQEFSPLFIYTFSDEISLLLGEIPFAGRVEKIDSVMASFLSGAFTRKIMEQEKFKGKITRTNPISFDSRVIPLSREGVMEYFQWRQLESWRNCLNGYSYWTLREDHSKEEAMEILHKKKSSQLHDLLFKKGIKLAEMPAWQRRGVGIYKKMVKIEGLNPLTQKKVTSNRKKIFIDWELSLFDEEFFRVNSLLK
- a CDS encoding heavy metal-binding domain-containing protein is translated as MVSVDEYVIVSSNYIPGYEITETKGFVYGLTVRSRGVGGQIGAGIRSMFGGEIKEYVSMMEETRDEAMTRAIDHAKAMGANAIISARYDSNDISDVMQEILVFGTAVVAHKVE
- a CDS encoding Mov34/MPN/PAD-1 family protein produces the protein MTEKETWMDKIIGHVLGNKDKNFHEILIDREVTDEIIQIARKAHPFEFVAMLEGKIKDETLTIDGLVFSAGETSHQGAVINTFMIPISTGTVGSVHSHPGPSATPSTADLQMFAKNGFFHLIIAEPYMEESMIGYNSFGEITSYKII
- a CDS encoding PRC-barrel domain-containing protein, producing MVELTNLYNLDVYTTRGKYVGRIQDVILNIKKGRVSTLKAVATNPDKKSVGIKDVITKSIRIVPEGDEIRPLREEGTVEIPYDRVQAVGDILLISPEIKETAVPTSTET